A segment of the Gossypium hirsutum isolate 1008001.06 chromosome D10, Gossypium_hirsutum_v2.1, whole genome shotgun sequence genome:
tttaaatactgctttagtgttttaaaaatgcgtttctaacaccgagataaACTTGGTCAACATCTCCTTAAgtttggctttttctcttgctAGTAAGGTTGTTAAAAGCCCGGAGGGGGTTGTGCTCTCTGATATCCTTGACtaccccaagagaaattgggatggttcctccaacctacattataattattaatataagggttattttgaagcctagaattattacccatataattaattttttcgtTCTCTGTACTAGGAGCAAAGGGTAAACATTCTGGATTATTCATTCCACCTCCATTTGTATCGCATTGCATCACCGGATGTACCTGCATAGAAATATATAAaccatcattttttatttaaaagttctacctgatttgataacatggtgactggATCTAAATTAAAAGACACTGGctactttcatcggctttgtcctcataacttgccactgataactATTCAGTGtcatctcttctataaactcataagccgcttcgggtgttttattattcagagTTCCACCAACTGTTGTGTCGATCAACTATCTAGTTGATGGATTCAAACtattgtagaaggtttgaacttgtagccataaggtaacccatggtgagggcaccatctcaataaatccttgtatatctcccatgcatcatatagagTCTTTAAATCGATCTGCACAAAGGAGGAGATATCAATCATCAAAttggctgttttagccggtggaaagtaCTTCAAAAGGAACTTCTCGGTCATTTGAGCCCATATAGTGACAGAACCTCGTGATCAAGAGTttaaccattgtttagctttgttcctcaataagAAAGGGAATAATTGtaggcgaatggcatcgtcagttgcaccattaattttgaaagtatcaTAGATTTCCGggaaattagccaaatgagtatttggatctttgTCTTGCAAACTATCGAACTGACTCTTTTGAGAgaaagaacaactgactctaggttgattaattgaaatatctttctcattaaaacctctattgtcgcattaactcgatctatggattcccttattagatttgactctaatccggtagatttatgtcgtcctttTTCTAGgtttgcatgcaactccactcaattatgctagatctactcttaaatagggaatTTTGCACCACTAAATTAAgcatattaaacataaattaatatcccaaaatattaaaacaagaaataagcatacataattgagaacaagaatcaagtatttatcgcgtaaaaataaacattaaataaaataactcaTCATAAGTTTCATCCTCCTttggtatctagggaattagttcataatcttgaatgaaaacatctcaaagccAGAATAACCATAAggcataaagaaactcaataaaccttcgaaagaaattaaaaggagatcttcgatcttgatggagatccgcttccgagttgattttgatggtgttcttcgagtgttttctttgATCTTCTCTGCTGTTTCccttatgtcttcttctaataggtatttatagactttagaatgctcaaaaaacctaaaaattgagtttttccgTGTATTTGGAAAGTAGGGTGTGAAAttgacacgggctggcacatgggcgtgtgtccaacctgtgtggctcacatgggtgtgtgcctagCCTATGTGAAaatgctcaggccgtgtggcccCTGAAAACAGCTCAATTTGTctgattttttctcttttttgctccttttgttcccaaatgctctcctaagtataaaaacatgaagttaaaggattatgagtatcaaatttactaatttgcataattaatcctccaaaaacgcattaagaatgagattaaaatatgttacttttatagcttatcaaaatGTCATAATAACatcacattccacaattcaacacatatgtaCTTACCGAAATATCGCTTACTTCCGCTGTATATTTGCATCATTAACATATCATTATCATTGTTATTTGCATGTATATCATGCCCACAACACACCAAaattcacaatagtcatcacacatgtctcatatcacaatattgcatcataataatcaatactcaattattcacataatcacataatttgccAAAAATAAAACAAGGTAAATAGAAAACTTACACTTAaaacttaggataggggtttaggctattcctaagctcccaattaacactatgaatcatGTCTACTAGTAGTGATTTTAAACACTCACCGTTCACGATTTTACTTAGTCGTCGAAAGCTCAAattagcttttccttgcctttcgcTTTACTCGTAGAAGGTCCTAACGAATACGAAGCATCAACAAAAGTAAATCACACAACAACACAATCAGCATTCAGCCAAAGACTCACCTCAATCAACCAAAAACACAAGCCTAAACTAGATTCTCTTATAACTGAAACTTTGACATAACAAACTTTAAACTCAATTATCTCAatttatacttaatatttttgcctaaaattGATTCCATTCATCTAACTATTCACCTATTACTGAttctcaacatttaaactacGCAAAACTTCCTGATTCATGGTATCGAAATTTTTTGACAAGTTATGACAATTTTCACAAAAAATCATCAAATCCTTATAAatccttaacaaaactttaaattAAGTTTAGAAGGTTTATAATCTCATCAAAACtatttgaaaaacactttgaaaccacatttttacccaaaatctcgAAATCCACCATTAGCGAtccaattttcggcttttattcaaaacttacaatttaatggctaaaaatgagtttaaatgactagataacattaaaaactaataggAAAATGAATGGTTACCTTTTGTGGAAGAAAAACAAGCTTTTGGTTGGAAATCTGAAAAACCCAAAAGTTAACCAATGGAGAAATCTATGGTGTTTTGGGGTGTTTTTCTTGAGATTCTATGGAGATTTATGGCTTGggtgatgatagaaatcaaaagaattaagGTTTGACAATTAAAATCGAATGGAGAGGCTTGGTAAAGTAAGGAACGACACAAATAGAACAATGGAAAAAACTATTGTGAAACCTGTAAGTGAAAGAAGATATTaggttgatttttaaaattttgggttatttgCCCTTTTAGTACTCCTAGTTTTAACCCCCATTTCAAAATGGTCTTTAATACAAAATTGAGAGTCTTTCCagtattattttcaaaaatagatttgattTTGTAAAAGCCATATACGAAAACATTTCCAGTTTACCATGTTACAAAATTTCCAAGCATGCTAGAGCTAAAATTCTTAAATTACCCtcgaaacttctaggcccaattttgagGTGTGGCAATCTCTATAAATTGTCTTTCGTCTCTCTATAGAATTCATCTTATCTCTCAACCTAAACTCAGAACCCACCATATAAGCTACTTTTTTCCATGCTTGCTTCCACTGACTACCGTGATTTCCATCGCTAGTCATATGTCCTAATTACCAGTAAATACTTTGATTtcttcatatatattttcacctCTATTCCTCTTTCTCCTTTCCAAAATTCTCACTCCAACCTTCTTTGCATTTTTTGCTTCTGAAATTTTGATTACCATAAACAAAAATTGCCTTGATTTTTCTCACTTTTAACTACATGCATAAGTTCCAAAATACCCAACCTCATTTGAAATTTACAAAAAATGGTTAAGATCATTCAATACTACCTGGGAGAGGTTACCCTGGTTAGGTTAGCAATAGATCTCCTTCTTGAATCATCTTCCATTGATTTCTTTGACATTTTCTCTTGCTTGCATTGAATgagaattctttttttttcttatggaaGAATTACTTCTATTTTGATTCCCtctaatattttttaagttataagACTGGAATTTTGGTTCGTTGTATTGTTGTGGTTGAGTTCAattcttgttgatttcatgggTATTTGAGGAAATTTTGTTTGAGGTCCTATTCCTTATGGCGTTGAATAGGCAAATCTGATGGCAGAGTGCCAAGTGCTTGTTCAGGCCACATCCGTCATTGCCTGCAATAGGTTATTCCAATGAATAGAAACACGGTGAACCAAACATTTGAATTACTGTTGCTTTATGAATCAGGCCTGAATGAGTTGGCTATTCTTGCCAACCAAACACGCTGTTAATCTTTTGTGGACTTTTTCAACAACAAAATGATAAGCATCCTTGGTAATTCTCTTATGAAACAAAAGAATACCGAGATATTTTCCAAGATCATCGAATTCATCTGGTAAAAAACTTATTACTAACTTTATGCATCATGAGTATTCGACGAGAAGTAATTTGCGTTTTCCGAGCATTGACCAAAGAATAAAAAGAACTGCCTAATAACATAAAAAAGCACCTTCACTTTCTCCAACTCTACTTTACAAACAAGAATGATATCGTCAACCAACAAAATAAGAAATATGAGGTTGTTTCTAGCAAGACAATAGGGGGCAACAAATTCTCATCAACAACTTTGTGAATACTGTGCCCCAATCTTTTCTTCAAAAAATCAAATTAGAAAATAGTGTTTTTAAACGCagtagaaattttaaatttttttctttaaaattgagCCGTGTgatatttatagattttttatattggatttttagacttattttgaCAACAATGAACTTTactttatgatttttgaatactattttacaaaattttaaagtctttttcataaatatttctaaaaaaacaataaattttcaagaatttttaaattattttaaatataaaatatttattttaattttttatataataaatataaaattcagTTCGGTTTCTGATAACTACAATTTTTAAACCTACATTCCATAAACAGTCCAAACACCTCGGCtcaaattgatttttaatttctcGGTTTTTCTTCTCAACTCTAGTGATAactgtgataaaaataaaattaaaaatataaaattaacaattATATTATTTGCATAAAAATGGATAATTAATTGTTGTCCTTAAAATAGGAATTATTGTTTCCATCAGAAAAGGACATAAGTCATGTATtcttaaaatcttaaatttatttgCAACCTATAATATTTGTTGCACTATCAATCTATGAGTCATATGCACCATAACTTGTTAAACCAACAatgagtaaaatataaaaaaattaaaatttttaaataaattcttaaaaatttatttaagtttaattaaaattaatttgatgGTGCAAAATTATccctttttcaaaatttaagtggGGTTTCAAAATTTACACGTTGCAATGTTAGAAATTGACAAACGCCATAACATAGATAACTAAGTAATATTTCCTTTTATCATAAGTTTTTAAACTTTTTGACAATTTTGAATTTAgttattgtaattttattttcataattatgtattttttatattttaaaatttaaatcaattgTTAATACTTTTAAgtgacattttgaaaaaaaaaatacttatttaatagTTATGTAATTAGAATAATGTTATAAtgaatatgaatttaatataacagttgaacttgaattttgaaatctataaaacaaaaaattaaattcttgaaaataaaagtataaggattaaaatttaaatttttagaaagTATGAGTTACGACATACTTTAACCTTGCCTTTTTTGAACCCTAACTTTGTTTTACGGTATATATCTGACTTCTGTGTTTCGATTTTCATTTTTCCCTAAAGCCAAACACTTTCCTTTTCCCTTTTCCCCATGGCCGTTCTTAGCCGTTGCTCCAGAGCTGTTACGGCTGCGACAACGCCGAATGCGGCCGCTGCAAAATTCTCTTACTTAATTCGAGCTctctctcctttttcttcttcttcttcttcgactTTCGATGCCGATAATGGCCTCAACAGTCGTATTAAACCAGCCGTTTTAGGAACTTTGAAGAGGGAACCGAAGGATAGAAATGTTCAGTGGGTATTTTTAGGGTGTCCTGGCGTTGGTAAAGGGACGTATGCTTCACGGTTGTCGGATCTTCTCGGTATTCCTCACATCGCCACCGGTGATCTTGTCCGGGATGAGCTCGCTTCCTCTGGTCCCCTTTCTTCTCAGGTCCAATCTTTTCtgttaggtttttttattttattttatatttttacaaaatgttGAAATTTAATGAATGCATGTTGAGAAGAGGACATGATCCAGCAATTAGTTTAAATAGTTTGATCTACTGCTGTTTAGATAACTCAAGGTTCAGTCTTGtagttcttttattatttaaagtgGGATAATGTTTTTGAATGATTAAAGTTAAAAGTTTTGATTTGCAGATAAGTGAATGAATAAATTTCTCATTTGGATCATTAAGGTCGAGTATATTTTCCATTTTAACTCAATCAGGTTCATTTGATGAACAATTTGTATTTTGTTTTAATACatctgatttttaatttttatgttaaagtATATCTGTAATTCCTTTAGAACTAAGTAACCTAGTCCATGGAGTTTGATGgctgccaaaaaaaaaaaaagagtaagtaAAATTGATATCAATCTGAATGCTAATGTGGAGTCCAGGAAAAATCTAACAATACAATAGAACTATTAAGAACATATGTCTGGTCGGATTCGTGAAGTTCACATCAGCATTTTAGACTGTTCCCCATTACCATTGTTGCCAGTTTTGTGGTACTTTAGAATTAAGTAATTTAGTCCATAGAGTATGATAgctgcaaaaaaaaaagagaggaaaattaataacattattgaTGGAAACCCATTTAAATGCTGGTCTGGACTCTTGAAACCTGACAGtgcaaacctataaatagatctAACTATTAAGAACATGTGTTTTGTCAGATTGCTGGAGTTCACGTCTGCTTTTTAGATGGTTTTTCATTACCATCGATATGAGTTTTATTTGTTTGCactaatataatatatacaagaAATAAACTACTCAAATAGAGACCAAAAGCAAGTAGTAAAATCAATAAACAAATGGATCTATGATAAATATATAAAGGAAGTGGCGGAGAATGTTATTGAGTTAGAACCTGTAATGTTGTGTTGGATTTTAGCTCTATCTGGTTTGTGTTTTCCCTGGAATTTGAAAGTCATGATATTTTTGTGGTTTGAGGAAAGAACTTGAAGTTgaatattatcatttttttcccACTCAAATTTACTTGTTCTTTTTACTATTATACTTGGCAGCTAAAGGAGATTGTTAACCAGGGCAAATTAGTTTCAGATGAAATTATAATAGATTTACTTTCCAAACGTCTTGAAGCAGGAGAAGCTAAGGGTGAATCGGGGTTCATTCTTGATGGTTTTCCTCGGACAGTAAGACAGGCGGTAAGTGCTTCATTTGAGAATTTTCTGTAATATTTTGCTTCCAGCCCAAGGTTTAATTTGACTTCGCTTACAGGGAAATACTAGTGCTAGTCAAAGTAGTGGTAAAAGAATTGGTAGGAAAATATATGCTTTGGATACTGAATTTATCCCTTTGTATTGCTATTTCTAAGGCGTTAGCTAGAAGCATGTATAAGTCCCAGTCATTGCTTTTGCTTCTAAAAGCTTTTGATAGCTTCTTACTAATATACTCGTGTAAGACCCGATCATTCATGTATTTGTGTATGTTTTTTTTCATGTATGTTTTTTGATAGGCTAATGATTGTTGTTTTGTAGATTTTGACATTTTTGTGTGTTCATGTTGTGTTTTTCTGTTTCTTTTCCGTGTCATGTTTTGTACTGTATTAGTTATCTTTTCTGTGTTGTGTAACCTATCTTGTCCAGTATTTCCAGGTTATGAGTATGCAACTAGATTGCAAGTTCTACCTATGTTCTCAATGATTAATAGATTTGCCACTGATGACTGTAAGCTGGATGGTcaagcatttttttctttttttgttttggtaTACACTCTTAAAAATGGCATTTTATCACAAAATGCAACTTAAGAAAACTGTGTTGATTTCATGTGGTTAAAGTTGCTATATTGTTAGCAAATTTGGTTTCATCAAATTGAAAGCTTAATTTTTTGTACAAAATGAAATTGCATCATAGTTATTCTCAGTTTCGCTGCAGGCAATTCACttatatatgtatgttttttAGACTACCTTCTATAAATAAGAACAAAAGAGAACTGTAGTGGCAGCTGCCATAGAATCCATTGCAGTAGCATAGCAGATATATTTTACTTTTCAATGGAAAGCTGCTCATTTTGTACTTCCGTGTAAGCATAATGGTTTCACTGTTGAATATGTTTATAAAGTAAAATATCTCCATATAATTGTGTGCCAATTACTATTAAGTCCCTAACCATTCAGTCTACTATTTCATAATGTTTATTTCCTAGGAAATATTAGAGGGAGTGACAGACATTGACTTAGTGATTAACCTGAAGCTTCGGGaagaagcattgcttgcaaaATGTCTTGGAAGAAGGATCTGTAGTGAGTGTGGAGGGAACTATAATGTGGCTTGTATCGATATCAAGGCAGAGAATGGGAAGCCTGGGATGTATATGGCTCCACTTCCTCCCCCTCCTCAATGTGCATCCAAGCTTATTACTCGAGCAGATGATACTGAAGAAGTTGTTAAGCAACGGCTCCGCATATACCAGGCGATGGTATTTTCCTCAATCCTGTATTTTTCTAAATTGCATTCCTAGAATTTAGTTAGCTATCAATGGGAATTTTCGGGTATAAAACTGTATGCTTCAAAATTACTATATGTAATCTAGCCCCCAGAAAATGGCATCTTGTGTTCCTACTGATGTTTGATGCACCTGCCTTTTGGTTCAAAACCCTGTGATCCTGTTGTAATTACAGGGGAAAATGTCTGATGCATTACAAATTTTGTTTTCATACAGACTCTACCTGTAGAGGATTTCTACCGCAGTCGTGGGAAGCTGTTAGAATTTGATCTTCCTGGAGGAGTCCGGGAATCATGGCCAAAGTTACTCCATGCTTTGAATCTTGAAGATGAAGAGGACAAACAGTCTGCAGCTGCATGATGTCTTGCATGGTTGTATCATTTGAAGTATTTACAGGTAAATTCGGTCATTCTTTGCATGCACAACCTATGTATgcatatttatttcataaaaacccaAAAAGGAAGAGAGAAACACTGAATATGCTAATAAAGCTAGATATGTCTAAAGCCATAAACTACTAAACGAGGTAGTTTTGTACTTGTGTTCTAGACAATTTTGACATTGGTTAAGTTATTGTTTGGGAGATGGGAGGACATTGACCATTATAGACATATGTTATTTCATTTCTTTGAAGAATCATACTTGAAGTATTGACCATTATGACCATTATCGACGTTCAgtttttacaattattttaacTGTTTCGATCGattcaattaaaaattcataaaatatattaaaaaaatatagaaagaaGGTTCAACTGACTCTTCAATCAATTTTAGGCCAGTTCGAACAGTTATATCGGTTTACGAGTCAATTGGTCCAACCTTTTGTACTGAGCCAATATCTCGACTAATTCTTAATCCAACTAGTCCAATTAATTGATCCGATTCGATTCCAAAAACATCACTACTTGTTGAATCAACTTTAGCTTATAAACAATGATCAGTTCGCAGACTTTTAAAGTGATCTCTGGTTAAATTGACTAGAGATGCTTTGAAAAGTTTCTCATTTTGGGTTAGTTTGATTTAGgaaatttggggtttttttttcattttatgaagaataattttttaattataaatttaaaaataatagagggatcgtaattatattttatttaaaaaatatatgtctAAATTGCAATCATTCGccatttgattaaaaaaattgatatattttttattgaaaaattattttaaattgaattgaattgaattggtgTAAGTGATTATATGTTTACCTAAAATGAATTGAGGATAGCTATAATCTCACAAAtgcggcctagatgttatggctagattgagaagacAACATTAGCCATTGAAATGACTAAgttaacttacgttacttttgaatattttaaataaactcattttagagaaaaattgTAGTTGTACTTTTTGagttagtaaaaaaaattcatgagttagtaaaaaaattcatttattcagTCAACTatacttaaaattcattttattgttgacaaCTTTGTTTAAGAAAAATCATTTATTCATCGCTTTACTTTGCAAAAACTTGATGTTAACTAAAGCAGCGGAAAAACCATTGTTCATGTCATTTTGGAAATCTAGTCACCTTATCGATTTATTTTTTTCAGAAAACGGCTTCTTTGCAATGCAACAGAAATTAGGGAttaatgtcaaattttacttaagccagaTATCATGCATTTTCTGGTTTTGTGCTTGAGAAATCCAAGCATGCAAAACTCTCCaaatgaaaagttaccaagccacaaattagaaataattgaaaattacaaacccaaaacaaatagagacttaataatacttactAAAAATAGTccaaggtccaaggtgattctctgAATGCCGGGTTCGATCCTAGTTTCGAGGTTtacttgaaaagttaaacactatgaggggtgagcttatgaaagctcagtgtgagttgaaCAGTTACTTAAACagacataaatatcaaatacaatgaaacatattagcattaatagTAGAACACAGAACCATCATTGGGATTTCATATCATTATATAGTCATTATCAAAtcgatgtcaaacggtgtatgagcatgggtCATCATTCCTTCGAGTAACAATCACTAATTTCGATACAATTAAATACAACATAATACAAtacatagcataaatcaataacattcgagtATGTagtgagcatgatgcaatgcgAAAAGGTTCCTACCTAAACCATctactacacaccacgagttctcCTGAACCAGTCTATCAAACTCCAACGTATGTGAGCAAAGCTCGATGTGGTAGAAACCACTGTATGACATAAATGCAGAAAATCTGTCGGATAACATATAATGCGATAAAATTGTCAATCCCCTTGGTACTCCAGGTGTAGTGCACTAACTATGTATAAATATGGACTTAATATGTTACCATTACTCCATGAAAtccctccgtcaaccacaaataACCCACCCAAATGCagatgcaatatgtcacacaatctcatacttTCACATTTTATTAACATTTTCAATATATTCCCTCAATTATCAAAAACTTTCAGTGAATGGAAATAATATTCCAACTTTCAATTTACCAATAAAATGCTATCATTCAACAAATCACAATTCCATGTTCATTTATAACTTTTCTTTGTGTGCATGTATAACAATCTTTCAAACATATCATAACAAATCACTTGTATATATCATGCATAAGCcttatttcattcataatcatgtCATACATACAACCCAAACATATATCAAACTAACCACTTGTTCATGACAATGTCAATGAATCAATCATTTAGTCAAACCAGCAACAATGCTACCATGCAAAATAGTTAGGACTTGTAATGGACTTGATTCAACCActtacaaatttaattacttagctATTAAGACAAGCCCAATCATCAAGCCAAATCATCTATTGaatcataataaatataattactatttaagtttttatagtttaggTCACACACCTTATTTAAGCTTTTTTGCAGTACAGTAGCGAATCTTGCGGtttctttaataaattaaaaaaaaacctaaattaaattaaaaaaagaaatcaatataTAACTCAATTAATTCACCTCTTAAATAGAATCTAAACACCCATTTATGGGTTCAATCCAATCGTCACATTATTTttcgaatccaaactagttagatttcttacactgTTTTGTTGTGAATCGTACGCAGGAACGTCTTTCAGTTTTATTGTTGATTTGGAGCGTCTGCGTCAGCACCTAATACATTTAAATACTAGAAAATGAGTAGctaatattgattaaaatccttcatttaatcaatccataacctTTTCCCAAAATCTATGTTGAAACAACTAACTAGTTTATGATTACCCACACTTACGTTTCTCGAATTGTCAGATTCGATTTGCCAATTGGTCAAGAATGATTTTTCCTAATTAAAACAAGTTCTAAGGCTTATtatgagggtttcaagaacctaAAATCATGGTTGAAAAAGATGggaaataattaaagaaaaacaacCCCTTTCTTGCCCATAAGTACACACACCACCACTCGTAGTGGCCAAATTTGGGCTGATTCAAAACTgcttttgaaatcatttaaaaatctataaaaaacccattaaatatttaaaaatcccccaaattcaagatctggaaatttaggtttttaactCGCAATATTCatcaagaaattgaaagaaaataagaaCTTACATAAGCTAGGTGAAAGGGCAGCAATGATGTTCTTTTAGGGCATCAATGGAGACAGATCTTGAGTGCTAAATTTTAGATTTAAGgctggaaattttatgataaaatggtaacaagaagagaaaaataatggTGCAAGAACCCATttcaaaaagaagagaaattgatGGTAAATCTTGGTGGCTTGGACGACGACACAcaagggaagaaagaaagaaaattgaagagaaaataggagaggaagagggtgaacggCTAGGGTAGGGAAAAATATGATTAAAGGCTGATcaaacttatttaaaataatatttatacctaggtttacaAGGGTATGGACGACACATACATATAAAAAACtagggattttgcaaaatttaactattttacaaGCGAAAATATTCGAACTTCGGACCTTAATctaatttccatgctttctcatatttcttttaaccactgggcatgtcacatactagggtttggTGTAAAATTAgcaaagcaataaaaaaaatggtGCGAGAGAAAGGGTTTCAACTTGGATTTTAAGGAATATTTCACTAATACTTATCCAACAAagcaatacctcatttatttcttaAGAACGCATAGTTAATATCAACTGTTagggatcgtcccgattaagcaacaaacaagtaaaaatagcggaagaaattgagaagatgaacatacaaatttaacgtggaaaaacccctccaaagaggataaaaaaccacgggcaaagataattttactataatggcaaaagaatgaagagtacaaaagatggtgataaaactaaaccccgaaaacccgaaaaacaaagaaccctcaaaacgtaaacacaaaattctctgaacgtgttatgagttctaatctaatgggtgtattttctaaggttgtacaagagcctatttataggctaaattcatatgtcaaataataataaaataatctaaactaatcagtgtttgactgaaataaataaacagagtttaactaaaagattatttttcaaatttgacttaaaataggagtcatacttaacaaatctccaccttgactcatatttctacaacgccatctttgccaaagcccgccacgagcctatcttgaactatgcagggaattaactgagtcgaatctgtgcttagaaactggaagacttttagccttcgacttgtatactgccaaatcaaaactaacccgggtctgattttcacgaacacagtgccctaacttttcaaaacctgcatctaaaagagaacctctcttcaacgaaacaatcatatatttttccctcttatgaccaagttgcctccgctccaaatgagttgacttcgactctgtaaTGGATGAGGGacatccgatttcaccggtcactgtagaaccttccagaatataaagactgtcaattcttttaccttttaacaaa
Coding sequences within it:
- the LOC107916276 gene encoding probable adenylate kinase 1, chloroplastic; its protein translation is MAVLSRCSRAVTAATTPNAAAAKFSYLIRALSPFSSSSSSTFDADNGLNSRIKPAVLGTLKREPKDRNVQWVFLGCPGVGKGTYASRLSDLLGIPHIATGDLVRDELASSGPLSSQLKEIVNQGKLVSDEIIIDLLSKRLEAGEAKGESGFILDGFPRTVRQAEILEGVTDIDLVINLKLREEALLAKCLGRRICSECGGNYNVACIDIKAENGKPGMYMAPLPPPPQCASKLITRADDTEEVVKQRLRIYQAMTLPVEDFYRSRGKLLEFDLPGGVRESWPKLLHALNLEDEEDKQSAAA